In Nitrospirota bacterium, a single window of DNA contains:
- a CDS encoding universal stress protein — MITKILVPTDGSKPSRKSVNYAVELARQTGASLILISVVDKSAFIPQAVPAVPSSPRIMEPIENVLTRAAESYVADAEKICKKHQVPVKSVIRSGHPVEQIIQEAVKSKADLIVVGSHGKSALKAAVLGSVAFGIISKETKIPVLVVRK; from the coding sequence ATGATCACAAAAATCCTTGTACCCACTGATGGATCAAAGCCGTCAAGAAAATCTGTAAACTATGCGGTTGAACTTGCCCGTCAGACCGGAGCCTCTCTTATCCTGATTAGCGTGGTGGACAAAAGCGCATTTATTCCGCAGGCGGTGCCCGCCGTTCCGTCTTCACCAAGAATTATGGAGCCCATTGAGAATGTTCTCACACGTGCTGCAGAATCATATGTTGCGGATGCGGAAAAGATATGCAAAAAGCATCAGGTGCCGGTGAAATCAGTAATAAGATCCGGACATCCTGTGGAGCAGATCATTCAGGAGGCGGTGAAATCAAAAGCGGATCTGATCGTGGTGGGCTCTCACGGGAAAAGTGCACTGAAAGCAGCGGTGCTCGGCAGCGTTGCCTTCGGAATCATTAGCAAGGAGACGAAGATACCTGTGCTGGTAGTAAGAAAGTAG
- the ilvC gene encoding ketol-acid reductoisomerase — protein sequence MVKIYYDKDADKKVLKGKKIAVIGYGSQGHAHANNLRESGLDVIIGVKKGGAGWEKAEKAGFKVYIPADAAKKADIIMMLVPDEYMAEIYKAEIAPHIKKGAYLGFAHGFNIHFGQIVPPASVNIFMVAPKGPGHLVRSEYLKGSGVPCLIAIQQDPSKDTKKTALAYASGIGGGRAGVIETTFREETETDLFGEQVVLCGGLTSLILNGYEILVEAGYSPEMAYFECLHEVKLIVDLIYEGGISNMRYSISNTAQFGDLTRGPRIVNEDTKKEMKKILNEIQSGEFAREWILECRANKPVFNALTKKGEAHPIEDVGGKLRAMMPWLKKGKLVDKSKA from the coding sequence GTGGTCAAGATTTATTACGATAAAGATGCAGATAAGAAGGTGCTCAAGGGGAAAAAAATCGCGGTCATTGGGTACGGAAGCCAGGGGCACGCACATGCCAATAACCTCAGGGAGAGCGGGCTGGATGTCATTATCGGGGTGAAGAAAGGCGGTGCAGGCTGGGAAAAGGCTGAAAAAGCAGGGTTTAAGGTCTATATCCCTGCAGATGCGGCAAAAAAAGCAGACATCATCATGATGCTCGTACCTGATGAATATATGGCGGAAATTTATAAGGCAGAGATAGCTCCTCACATAAAAAAGGGTGCGTACCTCGGGTTTGCGCACGGCTTTAACATCCATTTCGGACAGATCGTGCCGCCCGCGTCGGTAAACATATTCATGGTTGCCCCCAAGGGACCGGGGCACCTTGTGAGGTCTGAGTACCTGAAGGGAAGCGGAGTACCGTGCCTGATAGCAATTCAGCAGGACCCTTCAAAAGATACAAAGAAAACGGCTCTTGCCTATGCATCCGGAATAGGAGGGGGCAGGGCCGGTGTGATTGAGACAACGTTCCGCGAAGAAACAGAAACGGATCTGTTCGGCGAGCAGGTGGTGCTCTGCGGAGGCCTGACGTCTCTCATCCTGAACGGATATGAAATACTGGTTGAGGCTGGGTATTCTCCTGAAATGGCATACTTCGAATGCCTTCATGAAGTGAAGCTCATCGTAGACCTTATTTACGAAGGCGGCATCTCGAACATGAGGTATTCCATCAGCAATACCGCGCAATTCGGCGACCTCACAAGGGGGCCCAGAATTGTGAACGAGGACACAAAAAAAGAGATGAAAAAAATCCTGAACGAGATCCAGTCCGGCGAATTTGCGAGGGAATGGATTCTCGAATGCAGGGCAAACAAGCCGGTCTTTAATGCCCTTACAAAAAAGGGCGAAGCGCATCCGATCGAAGATGTGGGCGGAAAGCTGAGGGCCATGATGCCATGGCTGAAAAAAGGAAAACTCGTGGATAAATCGAAGGCGTGA